A single Planctomycetota bacterium DNA region contains:
- the ruvX gene encoding Holliday junction resolvase RuvX, whose protein sequence is MANPAPPRDRRLPPPRSPRPGRHRRPAGRVRRAVRRPRHHRPDPTPHRPDGDRAPWPRRGAFEHESPRRAPPPPRDRHRRDLRLRQPTCRFGRPWCGARQCRRGPSGGRGGEFRRPQSGKPRRPPLDALGGAGRAGPRTADRDARGSQPGVGAGPIGVARVGAPGACRRSRPGTGRRLGTDRPRSRRSDLPVRDRRRWPWRRVGIQRPARGRRRCRGPRRRDTARRCRRLPPRPRAPRLDDAPSDRSAGDGVVPHHRPLRAAGRNGPGAGVAMTGGGDRLPSAGRLAGIDYGQRRVGIAVCDAARIIASPHEVHEAGGDAAAEADYYRHLAREEDLVGFVVGLPIHADGNASRMSAAVERFAVWLRTTTGLPVAFQDERYTSREAAGLLARSGLTRGRRRERSDAIAAQIILTAWLESGRDGSAAPGALDG, encoded by the coding sequence ATGGCGAATCCAGCGCCGCCCCGGGACCGACGATTGCCGCCTCCTCGATCCCCGCGACCGGGTCGTCATCGCCGGCCCGCGGGCCGCGTGCGACGAGCGGTTCGCCGACCTCGTCACCACCGGCCTGATCCCACGCCACACCGGCCCGACGGTGATCGTGCTCCATGGCCTCGGCGAGGGGCGTTCGAGCATGAGTCCCCTCGTCGAGCACCTCCGCCGCCACGTGACCGACACCGTCGTGACCTTCGGCTACGCCAGCCCACGTGCCGGTTTGGCCGACCATGGTGCGGCGCTCGCCAGTGTCGTCGCGGCCCTTCCGGCGGACGAGGGGGTGAGTTTCGTCGCCCACAGTCTGGGAAACCTCGTCGTCCGCCGTTGGATGCACTCGGCGGCGCCGGCCGAGCTGGCCCGCGTACGGCGGATCGTGATGCTCGGGGCTCCCAACCAGGGGTCGGAGCTGGCCCGATTGGCGTCGCGCGTGTGGGGGCTCCCGGCGCTTGCAGAAGGAGCCGCCCGGGAACTGGTCGTCGACTGGGAACAGATCGCCCCCGATCTCGCCGTTCCGACCTGCCCGTTCGGGATCGTCGCCGGTGGCCGTGGCGACGAGTCGGGATTCAGCGCCCTGCTCGAGGGAGACGACGATGCCGTGGTCCGCGTCGCCGAGACACGGCTCGACGGTGCCGACGACTTCCTCCTCGTCCCCGTGCACCACGCCTTGATGATGCGCCATCCGACCGTTCAGCGGGCGACGGTGTCGTTCCTCACCACCGGCCGCTTCGCGCTGCCGGACGGAACGGCCCCGGAGCCGGTGTCGCGATGACCGGAGGAGGGGATCGCCTGCCGAGCGCCGGGCGTCTGGCAGGGATCGACTATGGCCAGCGCCGCGTGGGGATCGCGGTCTGCGATGCGGCCCGGATCATCGCCAGCCCCCACGAGGTCCACGAAGCGGGTGGGGATGCCGCCGCCGAAGCCGACTACTACCGCCACCTCGCCCGTGAGGAGGACCTCGTGGGATTCGTCGTCGGCTTGCCGATCCACGCCGACGGCAATGCCAGCCGGATGTCGGCGGCGGTGGAGCGGTTCGCCGTCTGGCTGCGGACGACGACCGGCCTGCCGGTGGCGTTCCAGGACGAGCGCTACACCTCGCGCGAGGCGGCAGGCCTGCTGGCACGCTCGGGCCTCACCCGGGGGCGGCGCCGTGAACGGAGCGACGCGATCGCCGCGCAGATCATCCTCACCGCGTGGCTGGAGTCGGGCCGCGACGGCTCCGCGGCTCCCGGAGCACTCGACGGATGA